From Streptomyces sp. NBC_00775, one genomic window encodes:
- a CDS encoding quinone oxidoreductase family protein produces MRAVRIDEFGGPEVLVPVEVPDPVAGPGQVLVKVVAAGVNRADALVRAGLYHRAGRPPLIPGVEAAGIVAAVGEGVTGLRVGQRVMALDGVNAPGFYAEFAVVPATQVTVLPDGVELTEAAALPVAWLSAWYCLRHLAKVTKDDTVVVKAAASGVGSAAVQIAAETGARVIAVAGSPEKTAWAAELGAHVTLDTSAHPDDAEVDEVLRLTEGRGADVVLDTVGGRAFGRSLREIGHGGRVVALANVALEPSTIDTRDFYPKNVAVLGFQLTNLQIHGYDPREDLRELADRVAAGTYRVPVETVLPLDRARAAHERLERRDNRGKIVLAVGEN; encoded by the coding sequence ATGCGTGCGGTGCGGATCGATGAGTTCGGCGGGCCCGAGGTGCTGGTGCCGGTGGAGGTGCCCGACCCCGTCGCCGGGCCCGGCCAGGTGCTGGTGAAGGTCGTGGCGGCGGGCGTGAACCGGGCGGACGCGCTGGTCCGCGCCGGGCTCTACCACCGGGCCGGACGGCCGCCGCTGATCCCCGGCGTCGAGGCGGCCGGCATCGTCGCCGCGGTGGGGGAGGGCGTGACCGGCCTCCGCGTCGGGCAACGGGTCATGGCCCTGGACGGCGTCAACGCCCCCGGTTTCTATGCCGAGTTCGCCGTCGTACCGGCCACGCAGGTGACCGTCCTGCCGGACGGCGTGGAACTGACGGAGGCCGCGGCCCTGCCCGTCGCCTGGCTCTCCGCCTGGTACTGCCTGCGCCACCTGGCCAAGGTGACCAAGGACGACACCGTGGTGGTGAAGGCCGCCGCGAGCGGGGTCGGCAGCGCGGCGGTGCAGATCGCCGCCGAGACCGGCGCCCGGGTCATCGCGGTCGCCGGTTCACCGGAGAAGACCGCCTGGGCCGCGGAACTGGGCGCCCACGTCACCCTCGACACCTCCGCGCACCCCGACGACGCCGAGGTCGACGAGGTGCTCCGGCTGACCGAGGGGCGCGGCGCGGACGTCGTGCTCGACACCGTCGGTGGCCGCGCCTTCGGGCGAAGCCTGCGCGAGATCGGGCACGGCGGGCGGGTGGTGGCCCTCGCCAATGTCGCGCTGGAGCCGAGCACGATCGACACCCGCGACTTCTACCCCAAGAACGTGGCCGTCCTCGGCTTCCAGCTCACCAATCTGCAGATCCACGGCTACGACCCCCGCGAGGATCTGCGGGAGTTGGCCGATCGGGTCGCGGCCGGCACCTACCGCGTACCGGTGGAGACCGTGCTGCCGCTGGACCGGGCGCGCGCGGCCCACGAGCGCCTGGAGCGGCGCGACAACCGGGGCAAGATCGTGCTCGCCGTCGGGGAGAACTGA
- a CDS encoding CGNR zinc finger domain-containing protein, which yields MTSPAPDPMSAFPFIGGRPCLNFVATLGRRHGDTPFERLPDTGALARWIAEADLRAGADDAPARVTEGDLAYARTLREALYRLVRTAMDSAAPDPADVAQVNEAAARPDLAPQLGEGDDGPRSPLRWKAADPAPAALATVARDAVLLVASPLLARVKECENPGCSLLFLDDSQARRRRWCSMDRCGNLAKVAGYRSRSRAASTR from the coding sequence ATGACCAGTCCCGCCCCCGACCCGATGTCGGCGTTCCCCTTCATCGGCGGCCGCCCGTGCCTGAACTTCGTCGCCACGCTCGGCAGACGCCACGGCGACACCCCCTTCGAGCGGCTCCCCGACACCGGCGCCCTCGCCCGCTGGATCGCCGAGGCGGACCTGCGAGCCGGGGCCGACGACGCGCCGGCGCGGGTCACCGAGGGCGATCTGGCGTACGCCCGCACCCTGCGCGAGGCCCTCTACCGCCTCGTACGCACCGCGATGGACTCGGCCGCCCCGGACCCGGCCGATGTCGCTCAGGTCAACGAAGCGGCCGCCCGTCCCGACCTCGCTCCCCAGCTCGGCGAGGGGGACGACGGCCCGCGGTCGCCCCTGCGGTGGAAGGCCGCAGATCCCGCCCCGGCGGCCCTGGCGACCGTGGCCCGGGATGCCGTTCTCCTGGTCGCCAGTCCCCTGCTGGCCAGGGTCAAGGAGTGCGAGAACCCCGGCTGCTCGCTGCTCTTCCTGGACGACTCCCAGGCCCGCCGCCGCCGCTGGTGCTCCATGGACCGCTGCGGCAACCTCGCGAAGGTGGCCGGTTACCGGTCCCGCA